In one window of Methanoculleus chikugoensis DNA:
- the rnhB gene encoding ribonuclease HII, with product MICGVDEAGKGSVLGPMVVAAVGCREIEDLADLPIRDSKALRPKQREALYEILFRDFSIAIVTIDASGIDDARSRMSMNTCVAELHAEAIRGLQPEYAYVDACDVNAERYGQTVAGLLDFPCRIVAEHRADARHKIVGAASVVAKVTRDRAIRELEQQYGTIGSGYPSDTVTIEFLRGYIRDHGSPPPCARRSWKTVTNLCQTTMQDFA from the coding sequence GTGATCTGCGGGGTGGACGAAGCGGGGAAAGGCTCGGTTCTCGGCCCAATGGTCGTCGCCGCCGTCGGGTGCCGCGAGATCGAGGATCTTGCGGATCTTCCCATCCGGGACTCGAAGGCGCTCCGGCCGAAGCAGCGCGAGGCGCTCTACGAGATCCTCTTCCGCGATTTTTCGATAGCGATCGTCACCATCGATGCCTCCGGGATCGACGATGCCCGGAGCAGGATGAGCATGAACACCTGCGTCGCCGAACTTCACGCCGAAGCGATCAGGGGGCTCCAGCCGGAGTACGCCTATGTGGACGCCTGCGATGTAAACGCGGAACGCTACGGGCAGACGGTCGCGGGGCTTCTCGACTTTCCCTGCAGGATCGTCGCCGAACACCGCGCCGATGCCCGGCACAAGATCGTCGGCGCGGCGAGCGTCGTCGCGAAAGTCACCCGTGACCGGGCGATCCGGGAACTCGAGCAGCAGTACGGAACGATCGGGAGCGGTTACCCCTCCGACACCGTGACCATCGAGTTCCTCCGGGGCTACATCCGGGATCACGGGAGCCCGCCGCCCTGCGCCCGCCGGAGCTGGAAGACGGTCACGAACCTCTGTCAGACAACAATGCAGGATTTTGCCTGA
- the cbiT gene encoding precorrin-6Y C5,15-methyltransferase (decarboxylating) subunit CbiT, giving the protein MGLKGGPTQDEVMAVSLAKLGIRPGDRVVDVGCGTGKIAVALSETAERVYAIDRRSEAVAYARAEAARSGRGNIEFFEGDAADLLSGLGRLDAAFVGGSRRLPEVLDLLADQVRGRIVVNAVMVGTLWEAIASMQRLGIFVEAVHLQVSRSAGIAGGVMFKPINPVYIVVGGAGCS; this is encoded by the coding sequence ATGGGATTGAAGGGTGGGCCGACACAGGACGAGGTCATGGCCGTCTCGCTCGCAAAACTCGGCATCCGTCCGGGCGACCGGGTGGTTGATGTCGGATGCGGGACGGGAAAGATCGCTGTCGCTCTATCGGAGACGGCGGAGCGGGTCTACGCGATCGACCGCCGATCGGAGGCGGTCGCGTATGCCCGGGCCGAGGCGGCTCGCTCCGGCAGAGGCAACATCGAGTTCTTCGAGGGAGACGCGGCGGATCTCCTCTCGGGGCTGGGGCGACTCGACGCCGCCTTCGTTGGGGGGTCCCGCCGCCTGCCGGAGGTTCTCGATCTCCTCGCCGATCAGGTTCGGGGGAGGATCGTCGTGAATGCGGTGATGGTTGGGACGCTTTGGGAGGCGATAGCAAGCATGCAGCGCCTCGGGATCTTCGTCGAGGCCGTCCACCTCCAGGTCTCGCGGTCGGCCGGGATCGCCGGCGGAGTGATGTTCAAACCCATCAATCCCGTCTACATCGTTGTCGGGGGTGCCGGATGCTCGTAG
- a CDS encoding cobalt-factor II C(20)-methyltransferase produces MLVGVGLGPGDPELLTLRAVRLLGEASAVFVPGNLAYDLVKLYRPDAVVLNFPMTNDEDYIRTCMGENADRIAPHAKDGLAVFGIIGDPNFYSTFSRLCEVIATRYPEITFATEPGISSITAFASVANVPVAGGFLVSDGNGPESRIFMKVRRPAALAASLSKEGYSEFVLVERMFMPEQRVYQGDELPEKSDYFSILFARRPHA; encoded by the coding sequence ATGCTCGTAGGCGTGGGGCTCGGCCCCGGCGACCCGGAACTCCTGACCCTGCGGGCGGTCAGACTTCTCGGGGAGGCGTCGGCGGTCTTTGTCCCCGGAAACCTTGCCTACGACTTGGTAAAACTCTACCGCCCCGATGCTGTCGTCCTCAACTTCCCGATGACGAACGACGAGGACTACATCCGAACGTGCATGGGGGAGAACGCCGACCGGATTGCGCCGCACGCGAAAGACGGTCTTGCGGTATTCGGGATCATCGGCGACCCGAACTTCTACTCGACCTTTTCACGGCTCTGCGAGGTGATTGCAACGCGGTATCCCGAGATTACGTTCGCAACCGAGCCCGGGATCAGCTCCATCACCGCGTTCGCGTCGGTAGCGAACGTCCCGGTGGCCGGCGGGTTTCTTGTCTCGGACGGGAACGGGCCGGAGTCGCGGATCTTCATGAAGGTCCGGCGGCCGGCGGCGCTCGCGGCCTCCCTCTCGAAGGAGGGCTACTCGGAGTTCGTCCTCGTCGAGCGGATGTTCATGCCGGAGCAGCGGGTTTACCAGGGGGACGAACTTCCCGAGAAGAGCGACTACTTCTCGATCCTCTTCGCGAGGCGGCCGCATGCATAA
- a CDS encoding 4Fe-4S binding protein: MLRINRDKCGYCGTCVAVCPEDALELIDAYLSLERECIACGICARACPLGALEVVHEE; this comes from the coding sequence ATGCTCAGGATAAACCGAGACAAGTGTGGATACTGCGGCACCTGCGTCGCAGTCTGTCCCGAGGATGCGCTCGAGCTGATCGACGCGTATCTCAGCCTTGAGCGGGAGTGCATCGCCTGCGGTATCTGCGCACGGGCGTGCCCGCTCGGAGCACTGGAGGTCGTCCATGAAGAGTAA
- a CDS encoding site-2 protease family protein: MNWLQILLLLVAAYLLIAYYIRERGLFKDHVMFFGPILAIKTERVGFFDWFQKFRRPLRAYATLGVLLVVVVSAFMTLALLLAVPQYLVHTPEPTGIYDPRNLLAIPGVNQAIPITAAVVLGLLLTIVIHEFGHAILARVEDMRVKSMGLLIAVVPIGAFVEPEEEDVEAAKGMPKIRMFGAGITNNIVFGLACFAAMFLLVGMATPLAVPLVQGVYQDYPAADAGLPGYSVITSINGVPVASQEEVAAIMDGTRPGETVTLTAAKDGVESTYTLTLDEWPEALDGDRDSGFMGVYYYNAPAVKEHIGNIADLGLLAPLYLTIAPIDAFIQSNSQQLGILLTDTPEQIAWEEPFPLFWGTVHLLFWTGWFNLLVGMFNAIPIVPLDGGYMMKEGVERFFERRGWSQYAQRVVASISGFVTVMLILLITMPMIVAAVRFVLTMG; the protein is encoded by the coding sequence ATGAACTGGCTCCAGATACTCCTTCTCCTCGTCGCGGCATACCTCCTGATAGCCTACTACATCCGTGAACGAGGGCTGTTCAAGGATCACGTCATGTTCTTCGGCCCGATCCTCGCCATCAAGACCGAGCGGGTCGGCTTCTTCGACTGGTTCCAGAAGTTCCGGCGCCCGCTCCGGGCCTACGCAACGCTCGGGGTCCTGCTGGTCGTCGTGGTCTCCGCCTTCATGACCCTCGCCCTGCTCCTTGCAGTTCCCCAGTATCTGGTGCACACACCGGAGCCGACCGGGATCTACGACCCGAGAAACCTCCTCGCGATACCGGGCGTCAACCAGGCGATCCCGATCACCGCGGCCGTCGTCCTCGGCCTCCTCCTCACGATCGTCATCCACGAGTTCGGCCATGCCATCCTCGCCCGGGTCGAAGATATGCGGGTGAAGAGCATGGGCCTCCTCATCGCCGTCGTCCCGATAGGGGCGTTCGTCGAGCCAGAAGAGGAGGATGTGGAAGCGGCGAAGGGGATGCCGAAGATCCGGATGTTCGGCGCCGGGATCACGAACAACATCGTATTCGGGCTCGCGTGCTTTGCGGCGATGTTCCTCCTCGTGGGGATGGCGACGCCCCTTGCGGTTCCGCTCGTCCAGGGGGTCTACCAGGACTACCCCGCGGCCGACGCGGGGCTTCCCGGCTACTCGGTCATCACGAGCATAAACGGTGTTCCCGTGGCAAGCCAGGAGGAGGTGGCGGCGATCATGGACGGGACGCGGCCGGGGGAGACGGTCACGCTGACGGCCGCAAAGGACGGGGTCGAGAGCACCTACACCCTCACCCTGGATGAATGGCCGGAGGCGCTCGACGGCGACCGGGACTCCGGGTTCATGGGGGTCTACTACTACAATGCTCCCGCGGTGAAGGAGCATATCGGGAATATCGCGGATCTCGGGCTTCTCGCGCCTCTCTACCTGACGATAGCCCCGATCGACGCCTTCATCCAGAGCAACTCCCAGCAACTCGGGATCCTGCTCACCGACACCCCCGAGCAGATCGCCTGGGAGGAGCCGTTCCCCCTCTTCTGGGGCACGGTTCACCTTCTCTTCTGGACGGGATGGTTCAACCTGCTGGTCGGGATGTTCAACGCCATACCGATCGTCCCGCTCGACGGCGGCTACATGATGAAGGAAGGCGTTGAACGGTTCTTCGAGCGCCGGGGCTGGTCTCAATACGCGCAGCGGGTCGTCGCCTCGATCAGCGGGTTCGTGACGGTGATGCTGATCCTCCTCATCACGATGCCGATGATCGTCGCGGCGGTGCGGTTCGTGCTGACGATGGGGTAA
- a CDS encoding NAD(P)/FAD-dependent oxidoreductase, with translation MKSNYDILVIGGGPAGALAAKTAAEAGNSVCLIEKRSAIGTPVRCAEGIGKELLKEFVKPDPRWIAADIERARLIAPNGTTISLEQDKAGNEVGYVLDRKVFDRELVWQAAEAGADVVVKTRATEPIMENGAVRGAKVLSAGMPADIRAEVVIAADGTEAQFARRAGLDTVVPLREMMSCAQYLMTDIDIDAGSTDFYLGNDIAPEGYLWVFPKGDRTANVGIGISGRKSRDGSRAKDYLDRFVAKNFPNGKTIEAIAGGVPVCRPLACTVADGLMVAGDAARVVDPITGGGIGNAMYTGRLAAQVALRCIEAGNCSKEALMPYDAEWRASKMGAGIERNYKVKEYFVTLDDAKLNTLAESIANISLKEFSVRALIMELITRNPKLLLELKALKDALS, from the coding sequence ATGAAGAGTAACTACGATATCCTCGTCATCGGGGGCGGGCCTGCCGGCGCTCTTGCGGCGAAGACGGCAGCAGAAGCCGGAAACTCGGTCTGCCTCATCGAGAAGCGCTCCGCCATCGGCACGCCCGTCCGGTGTGCAGAGGGGATCGGCAAAGAACTCTTAAAAGAGTTCGTCAAGCCCGACCCGCGCTGGATAGCCGCCGATATCGAGCGGGCACGACTCATTGCGCCGAACGGCACCACCATCAGCCTCGAACAGGATAAGGCAGGAAACGAGGTCGGCTACGTCCTCGACAGGAAGGTCTTCGACCGGGAACTCGTCTGGCAGGCGGCCGAGGCCGGGGCGGACGTGGTCGTCAAGACCCGGGCGACCGAGCCGATCATGGAGAACGGGGCGGTCCGGGGCGCAAAGGTGCTCTCGGCAGGCATGCCCGCCGATATCCGGGCCGAAGTGGTCATCGCCGCCGACGGCACGGAAGCGCAGTTCGCCCGCCGGGCCGGGCTCGATACCGTCGTCCCTCTCCGGGAGATGATGAGCTGCGCCCAGTACCTGATGACCGATATCGATATCGACGCAGGCTCGACGGATTTCTACCTGGGCAACGATATTGCGCCCGAAGGCTACCTCTGGGTCTTCCCGAAGGGCGACCGGACGGCAAACGTCGGGATCGGCATCTCCGGCCGCAAAAGCCGGGACGGATCCCGGGCGAAGGACTACCTGGATCGGTTTGTCGCAAAGAACTTCCCGAACGGTAAGACGATCGAGGCGATCGCGGGCGGTGTCCCGGTCTGCCGGCCGCTCGCCTGCACGGTCGCCGATGGGCTCATGGTCGCCGGGGACGCGGCGAGGGTCGTCGATCCCATCACCGGCGGCGGGATAGGGAACGCCATGTATACCGGACGGCTCGCCGCTCAGGTTGCCTTAAGATGCATCGAAGCGGGCAACTGCTCGAAGGAGGCGCTGATGCCTTACGATGCGGAGTGGCGGGCATCAAAAATGGGCGCAGGCATCGAGCGGAACTACAAGGTCAAGGAGTACTTCGTCACCCTCGACGATGCGAAACTCAACACCCTCGCGGAATCGATCGCCAATATCAGCCTCAAAGAGTTCTCGGTCCGAGCTCTCATCATGGAACTGATCACGCGGAACCCGAAGCTGCTCCTCGAACTCAAAGCACTGAAAGATGCGCTATCCTGA
- a CDS encoding potassium channel family protein, with amino-acid sequence MYTIIVGLGGIGRNLTAIAVNAGDSVVVIDQDEERASDILEHYDVLAITGNATDKSVLEDAGIDRADALVATTSDDAVNLMTCWLAKRYDVGNVVSIVNQKEHSDLFNEVGVRISENPDELVATRLYYWTKSPNLQQVASIPGGTIFEIVADEGAPIVDHEIRELEVRDFVFIAIRRAGGDLIIPSGTVRIRPGDVITVFTKKEAEAETLKTLNKQLIRSG; translated from the coding sequence ATGTACACCATCATCGTCGGCCTTGGCGGAATCGGCCGGAATCTGACTGCGATCGCCGTGAATGCCGGCGACTCCGTGGTGGTGATCGACCAGGACGAGGAACGTGCGAGCGATATCCTGGAGCACTACGACGTTCTCGCCATCACCGGAAACGCGACCGACAAATCGGTGCTCGAGGACGCGGGGATCGACCGGGCCGATGCCCTGGTCGCCACGACGAGCGACGATGCGGTGAACCTGATGACCTGCTGGCTCGCGAAACGTTACGACGTCGGCAACGTCGTCTCGATCGTCAACCAGAAGGAGCACTCCGATCTCTTCAACGAGGTCGGCGTCCGGATCAGCGAGAATCCCGACGAGCTGGTGGCGACCCGTCTCTACTACTGGACGAAGAGCCCGAACCTCCAGCAGGTCGCCTCGATCCCCGGCGGCACCATCTTCGAGATCGTCGCCGACGAGGGTGCACCGATCGTCGATCACGAGATCCGCGAACTCGAGGTCCGGGACTTTGTCTTCATCGCCATCCGGCGTGCGGGAGGCGACCTGATCATCCCGAGCGGCACCGTCCGTATCCGGCCGGGCGACGTCATCACGGTCTTCACGAAAAAAGAAGCGGAAGCAGAGACCTTAAAGACCCTCAACAAGCAGCTAATACGCTCAGGATAG